The nucleotide sequence ccattttgcttttaaatgtccttatttcttctgagaaatcctcacttcctgttcttgtgtctgtaactacacacagtaatgcaacactttctccctggtgtggagaaagcctcttgaggggggggggggtgagcaggagtgtcaggacacgctcttctttgcagatagagaaaggagctgtgtgttagtgggcgtcctgacactcctgatcaccccctcaagaggctttctccacaccagggagaaagcctcgcattactgtgtgtagtaacagacagaagaacaggaagtgaggatttctcagaagaaataaggacatttaaaagcaaaatggaaggattaggtaagtgaaggaagactgcactaaggtaaaggaagctatttagggggaaaaaaatgtacctcaACAGCCCCTTTAACTACTGTATaggatgcattatggtgaaaTAACACAAGGGTTATTTTTCTTTAAGGTTTACAGCAGTGGCAGTAAAAGGTTTAAAGGCATATACCCATAATGCAGCAACCTCTAGCTACCAGTTAGCAATCACCTCAACTGAAATAAatgcagtagtgtgaaagggtacTATGGTGTATTATTTATTAATTCTAACAGTGTTACTACTAACTAGTACAAAAAGATCATGTCTGTCAAACGGCGTAGAATATGAATCTACTCACCATAATGGATGTCAGAATCTCTTGCACAGTGCCCGGCAGTGGGTTTGTTTGCGACTTTAAATTTCCCATGCTGCCCATTAGGTTGGCAAGTACAGGAGGCAGCTTAGCACCAGATGACAAGTCCGGAGATTGAGAACCGGTACTCTGGTCCATTGACACAATGTACGAATTATCATCCATGGAACACTCCtggtgaaagaaaagaaaaaagtgtcttgtttattgtaataaaacattgtttatagataataataaataaatacgatatgctactcCAGCTGGCAGATTTTACTTTTAACCTGAAAAACAAGCAATGTACTTCAAAGGACAAGTGTAACTTTGTATAATTTTCCTAAAGAACCCTTCCACATTACTGGCGCGGCCGCGTTGGCGGTAAAGTGGCGCTGGTGTAGCaacatacatacaatatatacatacagaaaagcctttaccagtttagagttacacaggaagtctggtgctagaattattgctctcaatcGGATGTTCATGGCCATATATCACATGTGGTttgattgctgtttacatatgcttGCAGGACCTAAAAGTATGTTCACATTTGCACATGATCACGGGGGgaggttaaaaatgttttattttattatctatataaaaaaaatatttttacactgtATCTAATTTgatcagctgctgtaaaaaccATTAACGGTTTGTCAACAATCCAACCAAAAACCAGGTTTGACGTAAGGTCGCTTCCGGTTTCTAATGCCACAGAAGAGGGGCAGGAACTTCCGTTTTTGCCACTCTGCTCACCGAATGCGAATAGACCGGTTGCACCATTATCAGGTTCCCGGAGCAGATGGCCGCTCGATcagtttttcacaaaaaataattattggCTGAAAAGAATAGTATAAGGATCATGGTTGTAGCCTCAATACGAggccatattatatatatatatatatatatatatatatatatatatatatatatatatatatatatatatatatatatacatatacacacacgtatGGCAATATTGGGGtggttaacctcttgccgaccgccgggcgcaatcaccgccgggcaccagcGATCGCTCATTTCAGACCGAGATTCAGGAACTGTGTgtggaaacacacagctcccggtcctttcagggggaaaaattactgatcgcatgttcatacaatgtatgaacagcaatctgtcatttcccctagtcagtccccccccccttcagttagaacacaatgagggaacataattaaccccttcctcaccccctagtgttaaccccttccctgccagtgacatttttacagcaatcaatgcatttttatagcactgatcgctataaaaatgccaatggtcccaaaaatgtgtcaaaaaagtctgaagtgtccgtcataaggtcgcagtaccgataaaaatcgcagatcgccgccattactagtaaaaaaaaaaatattaataaaaatgccataaatctacccactatcttgtagacgctataacttttgcgcaaaccaatcaataaacgcttattgtgatttttttaatgaaaaatatgtaaaagaatacgtatcggcctaaactcaggaaaaaaatattttttttatatatttttgggggatatttattacagcaaaaagtaaaatattcattttttttcaaaattgtcgctctatttttgtttatagcacaaaaaataaaaggtgatcaaataccaccaaaagaaagctctatttgtgggaaaaaaggacgccaattttgtttgggagctacgtcgcacgaccgcgcaattgtcagttaaagcaacgcagtgccgaattgcaaaaagtggcccgctcattgaccagcaaaatggtccggggctgaagtggttaaaatcctatCTTCTAACTTACCTCATCCAGTGGTATGAGCTTTGGTGGTGCCGGCTCATAAGGCTCAGGGTCCGGTTCATGTGGGGTGTCAGgaacactataaaaaaaatttaaagtttaGACTTGacagtataaaagaaaaaaaaaaaaaaaaaacttttaacacaCTCCACAAGCCAACTTTTaatggaaaaaatgtatttgtgccAAAGCACTTAAACGCACAACCTTCAAAAAATGTTAAGCCCACCACCACGTACACACAAACCTAAACATAACTATCGGGGGGTAACTATCGGGGGTAAATTGTGGCTTGCAATACACGTTACATTGAGCATGCTGGAGTAAAAACAATTCTAGGGCTACCATTCGCAGTCAACTTTAAAGTGATGACCTGTAGGAGCTTTTAAAGTATCGCaatatcgcaatcgcaatatagGAGTActgaacttatttttttcaaaaattttgcaCATGATAAACTGTTTTGCAAATATTGTGTAGATTAGAACTAcaactattttattttctaaagtgtgtgctttcagaaaatatataatgtttgggggttccaactaATCGTCCcgtctaatatatttttttaaatgtgcgcaAGAAACACAAAAACAGCTCTCAGTAAAAGGGTTAAAAGATTGTGTACACacaatactataaaaaaaaaaaaaaggtttatgtgCAATTTGCTCTAAAGTGCTTGAGACTGATATTTACCTCTCTTTGGAGAGAAAAAGTTCTTGCAGAATGCCCATCTCCCGTTCAGCTTGGGTGCGCTTTTCTGTGCTGTTGCTCCCAATCTTTATAAGTGCTCCTATGAGCAACAGTGGACGTGGAAGGACCCAAGGAGTGACTTCCTCCATGGTGTCATGACTAACCCGGCGGGCATTTTGGAACGCTTGACATTCTTTCTGCATCTCTCGCTTGGCTGCTTCACCAAAATCCTTAACCTTGTTTACATTAACTGTAAGTGGGCATAGAAGGAAAGACTGTTGTAAGAACAAAGCAGACAAAGATATATAGTATAGAGCCAAGTAGATTACAAGGATATAAGtagctgaatatatatatatatatatatatatatatatatatatatatatatatatatatatatatatatatatatatatatatatatatatatatatatatatatatatacacacacacacacacacacacacacacacacacacattatttataAAATGTACCTCTCTCCGTTTCATCCAATTCAAAATAGAAATACTCCCGAAGATGGCTCTCATCTGGCCAGCTAACCGTTttcctcttctttcctttttttgttaGTTGGGGAACCTCTTTCTCAGGTGGTTTGACTTCAGCAGGGGCCGGAGGAGGGGCAGGGGCAgatacagacacagacacagatgcTGCAAAATTGGGAAGCAAATTAGCCATATAAGAAAGATACACAGAAGGAGAAAAATCAGGAGAGGTTAAAGCTTGGAAGAGTATAGAATGATGCCTTACTGTCCATAGGCTCAGGGAGCTCAACAGGAACTGGAGTTCCAGGTCGTTCCACTTCCATTGCCTCAGCTGGGGGCTCTGGTTCCGGAGAAGAGGGCTTGGTGACTGCTGGTACATCACCTTGGGGCTTGCTGTCAAATGGACTGGGCTGTATAAATAAAACAGGCATTGTTTTAGATCTCTTTAAAGCAGTTACCTTAACTCCCTATTGAGCCTGAGCGGCCCACACACTTTTCCCAGgtcaccctagagaatacaatttcaattgttgcaatattttatgtcacactgtatttgcgcagtggtctttcaaacgcgattcttttgtaaaaaaaaaacactttaaacgaTTTtaaaaagattatgttacgccgagtaaaagatACCCAACAcattatgctttaaaattgcgcacgctcatggaatggcgacaaaccacagtacttaaaaatctccataggcgacacattactaattttacaggttacccattagttacagaggaggtctagtgctaaattattgctctcgctccaacgattgcagcaatacctcacgtgtggtttgaacatcgtttacatatgcgtttacttctgcgcGTGAGCACGGAGGGATGGGCCGTTTTACTTTTTACCttaattattttacttttttttttatcatttttattcttattccaaggaatgtaaacatcccttgtaatataaataagatGACAGTTCCTCTTTAGTGAGAGatctatggtaaaaaaaataaaaccctggaggtctcatttacctttaaaagcaaaagcaaaaaataataatttctttatgcccgaaaaccggaagtgacattagAGGTCGCtttggtcctccaagggcatagattCGAGTAGGGGCTATCTTGCCATTTCTCGACTTCCTGCCTAGCCATCGGATCGCTTCCAGGTTTACCTGACGACGTCAGCAGACCAGGAAGTGGCGGGAGGGGGCACTTCTCCCGCTGCCTCTGAAAGTGACCCTGCGGCAAATGCGCCGCTGGGATCAATTTTATTCAACGCAGAATCACccatagaaaaaaattataccaggcttatggcagctagctgctgccatagccCTGGTATTAAATGTCAAAGTAATGATGTATATATACTAGGGGTGTTAAAAATAATTGTGTAATCGACGCATTGCAATTCAGCCTTAAGCGATTCTGCACCGATGCAGAGAATGGCTGAATCGCGATTGTATCAATTACGTCATCGGCCCCTGTGAGagtcttcccctccctccctaaaTGTGTATGTCACACACAGAGCTCGGATCTGAAATGCCACACAGCTGCTGTAATAAAGTCCCGCCTCTTAGACTAGCTCTTATGATAGACGGCATACTGATTCAATGCCTGGGAAATTTAAACAGTGTGATTTGTATTATAGGAGACAGTCTAAAAGGTGGGAAATCAAATCCAAGCTCCGTGTCACAGCGGGACATACCCGCTCTGTGTGAtccaggcactgatgaggctgcattgacaaTGGTAAtctgcattgatgtgcactggtaagctgcactaatgggcaccaatgaggctgcattgattagcCCTGATCATGCCCATCCTGCAGCCAAGCTAGAGATGTTGAAGGACTGAAAACCATGGAAGTAATCATGATGCATCGCAGAATTGAATAATTGACAGAATAATCGTAATggaatcgaatcgtgagaccagtgaagatgcacACCCCTAATATATACTGAGGGCACTTGGCAATCTGCATTTATAGAATCATATTTCTTATATGACTAATAGTGGAGATGTAAATATATCAGGCTACCACAAAACATCCCAGTGTATGGCCAGGCAATAAAGTTACCTTATTATTGGTTGGAGAAActgctttcttcttctttttaatttttagtCCAGAAACTGGGGCAGAATTCAATGCATCCAAGAATTCCAAACTCTCCATAGCTGCagggaaaattcgtaaattctattAGAGTTAAATATATTACAGTATGAACATCTTGAAAGAATGCTAGTCTTCTGTGGCATAAAGAGGGACTATAATTTGCAGTGGATATCTGTATCGCCATCTAGTGTTTTATACTGGAATTACAATATTTTGTTTGACAACAGTACAATAATAACATGTCATTATTAAAGGACTACCATTTCAGGACCAAAAtactcgataaaaaaaaaaaaaaaaaaaaaaaacacctttagtGGTTTTGACATTCATTTTGGAAGCCATGCACAGGGCCGCAGCATTGTATAGCAGGACTTTGAAGGCTGTGCAATTTAATGCCCGGCTAGATGCTGTAACATAGAGCACTGCTTGAAACAACACATTCTAAAATGCTTTGCTCAGTCCTAATACACTCTGTGGCAGTTTGGAGGCTGGTCAATGGCACTGTTTGCTTCCACATAGAGCAGAAATATCAGTGAGCTTCTCCACTTGGGAATATACACACAAGGGTGACAACCCTACCTCTCCATACAGGTTATGCAAGGGCAGTGTTGTTACCCCTGTCAACCTTGTCTTATCAAAAGGCAGCATTAGCAAAAGTGTTGGTGCTACTATTTACAAGTTTAATCCTCCGTGGAAATTGTAGAAGAAAAATctaccaatttttatttttttaaatcacaaaacAATTTATTTACTTTTGTTAACAGGGTTTCAATATACTTTTAATTGAACCTGTACTGCCCATAGTAGGCAAAAGCAAAATGTTCACTTTATAGTGGGAAAATTAATCAGCTTATATGTACCTTCCTTGTGATCCCCTGCTGCCCTAATCAGGTGTCAGAGCACctatgaattacatttttttttttactttttgatattctGTAGAAAGGGGGCTCACCACTCCCCTTGGCCTCATGTGATAGAACTTGGACCCAATAATTAATCTCCCAGGCCTCCAACACCATATTGTGAGTGGCACAGGCACTGCCACGCTTCCCTATACCCAAAAGTATTTGCCTACTAAGGGTAAAGTACAGGTTAACACTGTAACATTGGCCATACATAAatcgaaatttggctggttcagcaaggactggacaaattttgatccaatagcatgcttgttgtacagaagttgatctgccaattgacttctgtacaaccagcctgtcggatttgCCCTGCTCAATCAGTGAAGCAGACTATAGCCAGTAGCGcctatcagtgtattctgacagcaggaaagtctccccactgtcagaatacaatacctCAACAGGGagtattcccccatccacatcaagAGTGTGGATGGGGGATCAAGTAATTTCTTTTGTTTAACCAGttggttgaaaaaaataaaaataaactcatctatgggctgccttaATGGTAAGAAATACTTGTAGGGGTACTTACGTTGTGGAGGAATAATCTTCACTTTGATCTCCTTGGCAGCATTTGGTGTAATATTCAGTGGCTTGTATTTCTTTTCTGCAGGTGCTGCATCACTGGGTGTGGGAACCGAGCTGGTAGAGTAAAGACAGCAAATGTAAGTAGTTATACAGCTGCACACATGTAAACAATGTAAAGGGACTTGTGTTTAAAAAGCATTGCACTGTATTAAAATGTACCCATTTGGAAATGGGCCCTTTAAATTATTCCATTTTCCCTTGTAAATCAACAGGCCTAGTAAACCCACTGACTACCACAAAACTGACAGcccactaattatatatatatatatatatatacacatatatatacatacacacatacatacatacatatacatacacacacacacacacacacacacacacgagagaTCCTTCTACCCTTTTTCTCACCTTTGCCTTTTTACAGGAATGGGTTTCAAGTATTTTTCTGAAATAACTGGAACAGGAGCTGGCTTCTTGATGGGAGCATGTGAAGATATTTCCACCTCCAGACCTGTGATAAGGCAAGAACAAAACCAGTCAGGGATcgaagagaagttttttttttgtagaggaaATTGTTGCAATTGCTGGTGGTCACTTACCTGTAGATCTAAATTTTGCATGACTAGGTGCAGCAGTGCGCTGCGTTTTGGGCTTCTCTCTCTTATCTCCTTGATCTTCTGCCCGAGATTCAGTTTTGGCCTCAGAGGTCTTATCAGCCATAGGAGATCTTCCTTTAgtatcttctttcttcttctttttatccTTTTCTAGTGGATTAAGAAAATGTTATAGAAAATGGTAGCCTAAGTGGCCATATAATCTCAAATTTACCACTTCTAAACCACCCACCcaacatatactgtggcagggcagccTGGCTGCGCGAAACAACGTATCTATACGTCTTTTTGTTACTGTGGCCGTGCGCACTGCACACCGGGGGATCTCTCCAAACAGGCAGAACGggggggatctgcctatgtaaacaaggcggatccctgttctgacaggggacaacacCGGGatcagctgttcctagtgatcaggaacagcgatctctgtgttgACCCAGTGAGTCCATCCCCCAAACAgaacacacactgagggaacacatttaaccctttgatcgcccctagtgttcaTTTATACATCGatccgtgcatttttttttttagcaccgataACTGTATGGGTGTCACTTAGGGTcaaatctgtccgccgcaatgtcgcagtcccacaattttttttttaaaaaatcacagatcgccgtcattatctgtaaaaaaaataaataaaaaaaagtccctaaaactatcccctattttgtagatactataacttttgtgcaaaccaatcaatatacgcttaatgggctttttttttttaccaaaaacatgtagaagaatacatattggcctaatctGAAGAAACACAATTTgtctttttatattattataggagaaagtaaaaaaaaaatttgtttaaaaaaatgtatgctcttttttgtttatagcgcaaaatgtaaacaactgcagaggtgatcgaaaaccaccaaaagaaagctcaatttgtggggaaataaggacatcaattttatttaggtatcacgtcgcacgaccacgcaattgtcagttaaaccaacgcagtggcgtatcgcaaaaaatggcttggtcattaagggggtaaatccttccaggggtgGAAGTGGCTTAAACTACCAgatgggcagaaaaaaaatggtatttagcagtttatatttactaaagaaGCATTTCCATgtcctgtgggagaccagatattgtgaatgcagggtcctgggtttaataacactttattgAGTTTGTCACCTTGCCCATGCAGCGCACAGCGACAGTATTTCTGCAATGAATCAGCCGTCACCCTTGTACTATTCCTTACCTACACCCCCCATAGCTCCCCCCAGCCTGTTAGGAGGAGAAAGAAAGTGTGAAAGAGTGCAGGTAAGGTGAATATATGAAGGTTGAAAAGATGCCTGTTACAGAAACACCTGCATGGGTAAGGTGACAGTGTCTCCAAGTACCCTATGTCCCCACCAGTAACCATAGTACCAACTCACCAGGAGGCAGAAGATTACTTTGGGTCCTTATTACTGTCATCCAGTCATTCACCAGAATACTTGCCAACTTTCGAAGTtctgagggggggaaaaaataagcaaaaaagcaaaataaaaacatacttaCAATCTTCAAAAACACATTGGACTATTATAAATAACCAACATAAAGAATGTACAATACCTTCATTGTCACTGGACTTGCTGAGCTGCTTCACCAGCTTTGCTGTGTTATTCTGAAAAGACAAGTCAGTAGAGGATATACTGTAAGAGAACACAGTACTAAAGTCCACATACTGAATGATCAAAACATTGGGTTCATTCTTTTTACCTGCTTTAGGTGGTCAACTTTCAGCGGTAAATGCTGAAGTGTCAGCAGAATTTGATGCAGCAGAGGGCTATTGTTGTTGTTACGGGCATATGTCAGCCAAACATTTAAGAGCTTGTATCCACCAACCCGGATAAACCTGAAACATGCAGGAAGAGAGGTCAGTccaccaaataaaataaaacacaaacatttAAGAATGGAGAACCCAGGTAATTTAGTAAATATATGTTTTCAGATTGATAAATTATGTATAAAACCACTATATATCATATATAAAAATACCAAAATACCCAAGTGAGGCACCCACTGTTATCATGGAAGCAaagacttgcttttttttttttatatttaagacTTGCCCAGCAGTGCTTTGATGTCAGATTTAAAGTGCACCTATACTCTGAATACTTCACTTAAAAAGAAAACATCCCTATGTCCTGCTACCAAAAACAATATAGTCCCTTGGAACTTTCTCTGGTTTGTCCTCTGTTGCCAGTTATGTGGTATATCTTGAATGGTAGCAGTACATTTCTTAGCAAACTACCAATCAGCTAGGTCTGCTTCAACACTGTTCACCATGGAGACCACATGACTAGTGACTTGGCATTGATTATGTGATCCAGGCATTCCTGAAGACAGGAATTTTAGCAGTTTCTACAGCTTAtaaaaagcagctgcttaaagtggaggttcacccaaaaacctttttttttaacattagattgatgctcgttttgtcaaggggaatcgggtgttttttttacaatcgaagcagtacttaccgttttagagatgcatcttctccgccgcttccgggtatgggctgcgggactgggcgttcctacttgattgacaggcttccgacggtcgcatacatcgcgtcacgattttccgaacgtcggtgcgcaggcgccgtatagagccgcaccgacgttcggcttctttcagctactcgtgacgcgatgtatgcgaccgtcggaagcctgtcaatcaaataggaacgcccagtcccgaagaccatacccgggagcggcggagaagatcgctctctaaaacggtaagtactgcttcgatttaaaaaaaaactacccgattccccttgacaaaatgagcatcaatctactgttaaaaatgtgttttcgggtgaactcccgctttaaaggcatAGTTCACCTTTATGGAAATAAATGTCTATGCAGATAAGGGAAGTCTGTACATAAAAAACAAGCTGAATTGAATTGCTCTTGCTattggtgtaggccatttaccccatgaagcctgactggaaaactCCAAGGGCATTGCTAAGGATGTTTCTAAGACAGCCTTCAGCTGTTATTGATCAtcttcaccatcacaggagtgagctctttcCCTCATTCAAACCCCTCACATGCGCTCTCCCCCCTAATGCAGTAGCTCTGGGCTGTGTGtttgagagctcactcctgtgatagtAATATGGTTCCTTCATCCTTGTTTTGAAGACATGATTGTAGGCAAACAATCAATGTGACAACATaagagcagtttaaaaaaaaacgtagggACAAATGATAGCTCCTGCTTACTTAGAAAGGAGATCCTGGGAATTTGTCTGGCATAGGATgtttaggtagatacaccgactGACCATCTTTTGAGATTCCTTCATCAAGCTGAAATATATACAGAAGATACAAGTTTAAGCAGTCAAATGAGACAAACTGTTtaaacagttaggcccctttcacactatcgAGACTTCAAAGTCGATTTAACCCCAATTTTGCGCCCACGATTTTAGGgagacttgaggtctatggacctcaactcgcatcaaagtagtgctgggactactttgaagtcggcgccacttgaagtcgtactaatatgaatggttgtcattggaactCATGGGGAATAACTTGTCAtgagactttgcagtcccaagttgttgtacaagtcgtacaagtgtgaaaggggccttagacaaaGTCATCAATATATTTATTCATGTACATACTTGTATATTTTTGGCATTCCAGCCACTTCTTTTACTTCTCCCTCTTGTCCCAGCAGACAGTCGAGACCCTTGAGCAGCTCACTGGGATCTATGGGTCCTGGCTCCATTTTAACAAACTGAAATAACAAAATAcgtatttttttatacatgttattATGTAGTATATTACTATAAAGGTTATCGCAGAATTTTACTTATTTACTACCATACAAATAATGATTGGCAGTGACAGGTATAACCATCACTAGCCTGTACTATTCATGTCCAACATGGATGTACATTAGTAGAAATGCAAAATTAACAAAACTGCAAGGGGTTGCACTAACTTAATGCAAAACAAATTTCAGGGCTTGAGTGATAAACGGAAATACGGTTATCCATAATATTCTATTACTGATAAAGGGGCCATAAAACATTTCCAAATTATTTTTTCTGTATATGATATATGGGGGAAGGGGACCCTGTGGTTCATATTCTGACATCACAATgtaacctgatttatttttaattgtgatCATTCTAACTGCATGTATGAGAAAAAACACTTTCATATATCTCATTGTCTTCAGCAATCCTGTAATATATAATAATGCTCAGAACACTT is from Rana temporaria chromosome 9, aRanTem1.1, whole genome shotgun sequence and encodes:
- the LOC120913492 gene encoding serine/threonine-protein phosphatase 1 regulatory subunit 10-like; this encodes MEPGPIDPSELLKGLDCLLGQEGEVKEVAGMPKIYNLMKESQKMVSRCIYLNILCQTNSQDLLSKFIRVGGYKLLNVWLTYARNNNNSPLLHQILLTLQHLPLKVDHLKQNNTAKLVKQLSKSSDNEELRKLASILVNDWMTVIRTQSNLLPPEKDKKKKKEDTKGRSPMADKTSEAKTESRAEDQGDKREKPKTQRTAAPSHAKFRSTGLEVEISSHAPIKKPAPVPVISEKYLKPIPVKRQSSVPTPSDAAPAEKKYKPLNITPNAAKEIKVKIIPPQPMESLEFLDALNSAPVSGLKIKKKKKAVSPTNNKPSPFDSKPQGDVPAVTKPSSPEPEPPAEAMEVERPGTPVPVELPEPMDTSVSVSVSAPAPPPAPAEVKPPEKEVPQLTKKGKKRKTVSWPDESHLREYFYFELDETERVNVNKVKDFGEAAKREMQKECQAFQNARRVSHDTMEEVTPWVLPRPLLLIGALIKIGSNSTEKRTQAEREMGILQELFLSKESVPDTPHEPDPEPYEPAPPKLIPLDEECSMDDNSYIVSMDQSTGSQSPDLSSGAKLPPVLANLMGSMGNLKSQTNPLPGTVQEILTSIMGAQGNAEPEDLMKQPDFSDKIKQLLGSLQNQSQATPAPGPGMLGPMSTTSGFPPPTPKNPPQLPPHHFPPPGPFPGPRMMGPPPPQREGYWEPPPTEIRGEHHEPLMGRGGGMRGDRGHPPPYQRNRGGDPGFRGRGGRGGERGPPGHGRDGPHGMGHGGEHRGDHNRGYLGEPRGHGGEHRGPAQGGDMSYRPVCRHFRYKGNCRYENDCAFYHPGINGPPLP